The following coding sequences lie in one Niabella agricola genomic window:
- the gcvP gene encoding aminomethyl-transferring glycine dehydrogenase — translation MNILDVQSTEFLKRHIGPDEKETAKMLTQTGLDSLDALMEQTVPSGIRMQDQLNIPKPMSEHEYLRHIKNVSLKNKIFHTYIGQGYYGTITPSVILRNVFENPGWYTQYTPYQAEISQGRLESLLNYQTVVSDLTALPLANASLLDEATAAAEAMGMFFHLKNRSEQIQKPKFFIDAEIFPQTKDVLYTRAEPFGIEIVEGDYKTAAITEAFFGALVQYPNNKGSIEDYRSFIETVHAAGGYVAMATDLLALTLLTPPGELGADVAVGSAQRFGVPLGYGGPHAAFMTATDEFKRNIPGRIIGVSEDAEGNRALRMALQTREQHIKREKATSNICTAQALLANMAAMYAVYHGPDGLKRIAERVAIYTQIVGEAIEARGFKLVSDQYFDTLVVEVSNTAAIIEKATQQKINLRQIDHQHIGISLDETVIIEDLYDLINCFENDADPVSFSLSAEEELRHIPGSLSRTSAYLTHPVFNTYHSESKMMRYIKYLENKDLSLNTSMISLGSCTMKLNAATEMIPLSWSHWANIHPFAPASQTGGYKQIVDELSQYLCAITAFDACSLQPNSGAQGEYAGLLTIKAYHEAQGNPQRNVMLIPISAHGTNPASAVMAGMKVVVVKALENGYIDVEDLKAKAAQYRDSLSGIMITYPSTYGVYEETVKEITRIIHENGGQVYMDGANMNAQVGLTAPGLIGADVCHLNLHKTFAIPHGGGGPGMGPICVKAHLAQHLPGHVSIHKAKTIALNGNGQTPDTAPAGAHAGAVSAAPYGSASILLISYAYIRMLGAGGLKAATEYAILNANYMRARLAEDFDILYTNANNLCAHEFIVDLRPFKKTAQIEAEDVAKRLMDYGFHAPTMSFPVPGTIMIEPTESEDKAELDRFCDALQQIRKEIRKIEAGEWDVKDNPLKNAPHTQQAVISSNWVHSYSREEAAFPLPYVAHNKFWPSVARVNNTLGDRNLICTCEPVEAYMEA, via the coding sequence ATGAATATTTTAGACGTTCAATCGACAGAGTTTTTAAAACGCCATATTGGTCCGGATGAAAAAGAAACTGCAAAAATGCTGACGCAAACCGGTCTTGACAGTCTGGATGCGCTCATGGAGCAAACAGTTCCTTCCGGAATCCGGATGCAGGACCAACTGAACATTCCCAAACCGATGAGTGAGCATGAGTACCTGCGGCATATCAAGAACGTGTCGCTGAAAAATAAAATCTTTCATACTTATATCGGGCAGGGCTATTATGGTACCATTACGCCGTCTGTGATCCTGCGCAATGTTTTTGAGAACCCGGGATGGTACACCCAATACACCCCGTACCAGGCCGAAATCTCACAGGGCCGGCTGGAAAGCCTGCTGAACTATCAGACCGTAGTTAGCGATCTTACGGCCCTGCCGCTGGCTAATGCATCCCTGCTGGACGAAGCTACTGCAGCTGCTGAAGCAATGGGTATGTTCTTTCATCTCAAAAACCGTTCGGAGCAGATTCAGAAACCAAAGTTTTTTATCGACGCCGAGATCTTTCCGCAAACGAAAGATGTGTTGTATACCCGCGCGGAGCCCTTTGGTATCGAGATCGTAGAGGGCGATTACAAAACCGCAGCCATAACCGAAGCATTTTTTGGGGCCCTGGTACAATATCCCAATAATAAAGGCAGTATTGAAGATTACCGTTCATTTATTGAAACGGTGCATGCTGCCGGTGGTTATGTAGCTATGGCTACAGACCTGCTGGCATTAACCCTGTTAACACCTCCCGGTGAACTGGGGGCGGATGTAGCAGTAGGCTCGGCACAACGGTTTGGCGTTCCGCTGGGCTACGGAGGCCCGCACGCCGCCTTTATGACGGCTACCGACGAATTCAAACGCAATATCCCCGGACGGATTATTGGCGTTAGTGAAGACGCAGAAGGTAACCGGGCACTGCGTATGGCATTGCAAACCCGGGAACAACATATCAAACGTGAAAAGGCCACTTCCAATATTTGTACGGCCCAGGCCCTGCTGGCCAATATGGCGGCGATGTATGCCGTATATCATGGTCCGGACGGATTGAAGCGTATTGCAGAGCGGGTGGCCATTTATACCCAGATCGTAGGGGAAGCCATTGAGGCACGCGGCTTTAAACTGGTAAGCGACCAGTACTTTGATACCCTTGTGGTGGAAGTAAGCAACACCGCTGCCATTATTGAAAAAGCAACACAGCAAAAAATCAACCTGCGGCAGATCGATCACCAGCACATTGGCATCTCGCTGGATGAAACGGTTATCATCGAAGACCTTTATGATCTCATCAATTGTTTCGAGAATGATGCTGATCCCGTTTCATTCTCGTTAAGCGCCGAGGAAGAATTGCGTCATATTCCCGGGTCGCTTTCCCGCACTTCAGCCTACCTTACCCACCCGGTGTTCAATACGTATCATAGTGAAAGTAAAATGATGCGGTATATTAAATACCTCGAGAATAAAGATTTATCGCTGAATACTTCTATGATCTCTTTGGGCAGCTGTACCATGAAGCTGAATGCCGCCACAGAGATGATCCCGCTCAGCTGGTCGCATTGGGCCAATATCCACCCTTTTGCACCTGCCAGTCAAACCGGGGGGTACAAACAGATTGTGGATGAACTGAGCCAGTATCTATGCGCGATCACCGCTTTTGATGCCTGCAGCCTGCAGCCTAACAGCGGTGCCCAGGGCGAGTATGCAGGCCTGCTGACCATCAAAGCATATCACGAAGCCCAGGGGAATCCGCAGCGGAACGTGATGCTGATCCCCATTTCCGCGCATGGTACCAACCCGGCTTCAGCGGTAATGGCAGGGATGAAAGTGGTGGTTGTAAAGGCGCTGGAAAATGGGTATATTGATGTGGAAGATCTGAAGGCAAAAGCAGCACAATACCGTGATTCTTTATCCGGCATCATGATCACCTACCCGAGCACCTATGGTGTATATGAAGAAACCGTAAAAGAGATTACCCGGATCATTCATGAAAATGGCGGCCAGGTATATATGGACGGCGCCAATATGAACGCCCAGGTAGGGCTTACGGCCCCCGGCCTGATTGGTGCGGATGTATGCCACCTCAACCTCCATAAGACCTTTGCCATCCCGCATGGTGGCGGCGGTCCCGGCATGGGACCTATTTGTGTAAAAGCGCATCTGGCGCAACATCTGCCAGGCCATGTTTCCATACATAAAGCAAAAACCATTGCGTTGAACGGCAACGGTCAAACCCCGGATACAGCACCGGCTGGTGCTCATGCCGGTGCTGTATCGGCAGCACCTTATGGATCGGCCTCTATCCTGCTGATCTCTTATGCCTATATCCGTATGTTAGGCGCCGGAGGACTAAAAGCCGCGACCGAATACGCAATTCTGAATGCCAATTATATGCGTGCCCGGCTGGCGGAAGACTTTGATATCTTGTATACCAATGCCAACAATCTCTGTGCTCATGAATTCATTGTAGATCTCCGTCCATTTAAGAAAACCGCACAGATCGAAGCAGAGGATGTGGCCAAGAGACTGATGGACTATGGGTTTCATGCACCAACCATGAGCTTCCCCGTTCCAGGCACCATCATGATTGAGCCCACCGAAAGTGAGGACAAAGCCGAACTCGACCGGTTTTGTGATGCCCTGCAGCAGATCCGGAAAGAGATCCGGAAAATAGAAGCAGGTGAATGGGACGTAAAAGACAACCCTTTAAAGAATGCACCGCATACCCAGCAAGCCGTTATCAGCAGTAACTGGGTGCATAGCTATTCCAGGGAGGAAGCGGCATTTCCGCTGCCGTATGTGGCACACAATAAGTTCTGGCCTTCTGTTGCCCGGGTGAATAATACGCTGGGCGACCGGAACCTGATCTGTACCTGCGAGCCGGTGGAGGCCTATATGGAAGCTTAA
- a CDS encoding TonB-dependent receptor — MKRLFISGCLLGAAQIAFAQTDSTTAKADSFYLMSPVEVRSLRLSNKAPFATSNVTSRDLEKQNLGQNMPYLLNQTPSVVVNSDDGAGVGYSSLRIRGTDMTRINVTMNGIPVNDAESQAAIFVDLPDLASSTTTVQIQRGVGSSTNGSGAFGGSINIANLEQSKTPGVSLSNSYGSFDTWKHTLQAGTGLLKGGFQFDVRLSKLSSNGYIDRAFSDLLAAHVIGSWTSKNEATNIKFNYLTGKERTGQAWNGLGIVFTDKDQPVNYQKELEKQGRNTNTLGAISDGVYYKDQTDNYWQDYYQLFLNQKLHSNWDLNIGTFLTRGKGYYNEYKKDEAFADYGIPDYVKAPGDTLRKVNLTRQLWLDNYYYGTVFSTTYHTSRTQFVFGGAYTRYDGRHYGFVKWAAYGVPLDYRWYRLTAFKNDYNVYAKLQQQLLPDLYAFADLQYRNVAYTINGFRKSPSLPPIENRYRFFNPKVGASYFIHHGNGASSKLYASYAIANKEPNRDDFEASETEKPRPEQLQDLEAGYQYSTPVFQAGVNGYYMRYKDQLILTGKINDVGAYARTNVPDSYRAGLEFTAGLQPLQWLQLNANATFSKNKIQAITQYGDDYDNGGQVAKAYRNTDISFSPNTVAGASLTLEPLYQISGHHHFFIDLLEKYVSRQYLDNASDQQKSINPYALTDLRLRYQTSSQTFKQIGIILMVNNLLDKKYENNGYTYSYLAGGAYTTENYYFPQAGINWNIGLSFGF, encoded by the coding sequence ATGAAGAGGCTTTTCATTTCCGGCTGCCTGCTAGGGGCAGCACAGATCGCTTTTGCTCAAACCGATTCTACCACAGCAAAAGCTGACAGTTTTTATTTAATGTCGCCGGTTGAGGTGCGGTCGCTGCGGCTCAGTAACAAAGCGCCTTTTGCCACCTCCAATGTTACCTCCAGAGATCTCGAAAAACAAAACCTGGGACAGAACATGCCTTACCTGTTGAACCAGACGCCATCAGTGGTCGTAAACTCAGACGACGGTGCCGGTGTGGGTTACTCTTCGTTAAGAATCCGCGGAACGGATATGACGCGCATTAATGTAACGATGAACGGCATACCGGTTAATGATGCCGAATCGCAGGCGGCTATTTTTGTAGACCTGCCGGATCTGGCATCCTCCACTACTACCGTGCAGATTCAGCGCGGCGTGGGTTCTTCTACCAACGGCTCCGGCGCCTTTGGCGGTTCTATCAATATTGCCAACCTCGAACAAAGTAAAACACCGGGAGTATCCCTGAGCAATTCCTATGGTTCCTTTGATACCTGGAAACACACGCTGCAGGCCGGCACCGGTTTATTAAAGGGCGGTTTCCAGTTTGATGTACGGCTGTCCAAACTCAGCTCCAATGGCTATATCGACCGTGCTTTCTCAGATCTGCTGGCAGCCCATGTGATCGGGTCCTGGACCTCAAAAAATGAAGCCACTAATATCAAATTCAATTACCTTACCGGTAAAGAACGGACCGGACAGGCCTGGAACGGACTGGGCATTGTGTTTACCGACAAGGACCAGCCGGTTAATTACCAAAAGGAACTGGAAAAACAGGGCCGGAATACCAATACACTGGGCGCAATCAGTGACGGCGTTTATTATAAGGACCAGACAGACAACTACTGGCAGGATTACTACCAGCTGTTTCTCAATCAAAAGCTTCACTCCAACTGGGACCTGAATATCGGAACCTTCTTAACAAGAGGCAAGGGCTATTATAACGAGTACAAAAAAGATGAAGCGTTTGCAGACTATGGAATTCCGGATTACGTAAAAGCACCCGGCGACACGCTGCGCAAGGTGAACCTTACCCGGCAGCTATGGCTGGACAATTATTATTACGGGACGGTTTTTTCTACTACCTACCACACCTCCCGTACGCAATTTGTTTTTGGAGGCGCATATACCCGGTACGACGGCCGACATTATGGTTTTGTAAAGTGGGCGGCATACGGCGTTCCGCTGGATTACCGGTGGTACCGCCTGACGGCTTTTAAAAATGACTACAATGTATACGCGAAATTACAGCAACAGCTGCTTCCCGACCTGTACGCTTTTGCAGACCTGCAGTACCGCAATGTAGCTTATACCATCAACGGGTTCCGGAAATCCCCTTCCCTTCCTCCTATCGAAAACAGGTACCGGTTTTTTAATCCTAAAGTTGGAGCAAGTTATTTTATTCATCATGGCAATGGGGCATCCAGCAAACTTTATGCATCCTATGCCATTGCCAATAAAGAACCGAACCGGGACGATTTTGAAGCATCGGAAACAGAAAAACCGCGACCCGAACAACTGCAGGATCTGGAAGCCGGCTACCAGTACAGTACCCCCGTTTTCCAGGCCGGTGTGAACGGCTATTATATGCGTTATAAGGACCAGCTGATCCTTACCGGCAAGATCAATGATGTGGGCGCCTATGCCCGTACCAATGTTCCCGACAGTTACCGGGCCGGTCTTGAATTTACAGCCGGGCTACAACCGCTGCAGTGGTTGCAACTGAATGCCAACGCTACATTCAGTAAGAACAAAATCCAAGCCATTACACAATACGGCGATGATTATGATAATGGCGGACAGGTAGCCAAGGCGTACCGGAACACCGATATTTCTTTTTCTCCCAACACGGTTGCCGGAGCAAGCCTGACACTGGAACCTCTGTACCAGATCTCGGGCCATCATCATTTTTTTATCGACCTGCTGGAAAAATACGTAAGCCGCCAATACCTGGATAACGCATCTGACCAACAAAAAAGCATCAACCCCTATGCGCTTACCGATCTTCGCTTGCGTTACCAGACCAGCTCCCAAACATTTAAGCAAATTGGGATCATTCTCATGGTAAACAACCTGCTGGATAAAAAATATGAGAACAACGGTTATACCTATAGCTACCTTGCAGGAGGAGCCTATACCACCGAGAATTATTATTTCCCCCAGGCCGGTATCAACTGGAATATCGGGTTAAGTTTTGGGTTTTGA
- a CDS encoding RNA recognition motif domain-containing protein, whose product MNIYVSNLSFIVRDEDLREFFVEYGEVSSARVITDKATGRSRGFGFVEMPDDEAARKAIKELDGGTVDGRAIKVTEARPREEKSNNRSYASKW is encoded by the coding sequence ATGAACATTTATGTTTCAAATTTAAGCTTCATCGTTCGGGATGAAGATCTCAGAGAGTTTTTTGTTGAGTATGGTGAAGTAAGCTCCGCACGGGTGATTACCGACAAAGCTACCGGCCGCAGCCGTGGTTTTGGATTTGTGGAGATGCCGGATGATGAAGCCGCCCGTAAGGCGATCAAAGAACTGGACGGCGGTACTGTAGACGGACGCGCAATTAAAGTTACAGAAGCCCGGCCGAGAGAAGAAAAGAGCAATAACCGCTCTTATGCCAGCAAATGGTAA
- a CDS encoding YkgJ family cysteine cluster protein: protein MAADTLQHWEKKAKEHRKRYQQFLKRAQKNQVLKLLPALHEEAFKAVDCLSCANCCKGYSPRFKTPDVKRIARSLGLKESVFIDNYLKVDEEGDFVVKQSPCPFLNEDNTCSIYEVRPSDCARFPYTDEDVLIKRPALTLKNSEFCPITYYVLEQLIAAVPK from the coding sequence ATGGCGGCGGATACTTTACAACACTGGGAAAAAAAGGCAAAGGAGCACCGGAAGCGCTATCAGCAGTTTTTAAAGCGCGCTCAAAAGAACCAGGTACTGAAGCTGCTGCCGGCGTTACATGAGGAAGCTTTCAAAGCGGTGGATTGTTTGAGCTGCGCCAATTGCTGTAAGGGGTATTCCCCCCGGTTTAAAACGCCCGATGTAAAACGCATTGCCCGGAGTCTTGGATTGAAGGAAAGCGTTTTTATCGACAATTATCTGAAGGTGGATGAGGAGGGGGATTTTGTAGTAAAACAATCACCCTGTCCTTTTCTGAATGAAGATAATACTTGTTCGATTTACGAAGTAAGACCCTCGGACTGCGCCCGGTTTCCCTATACTGATGAAGATGTGCTGATCAAACGTCCGGCGCTAACCCTTAAGAACAGTGAGTTTTGTCCGATTACCTATTATGTGCTGGAGCAGCTGATTGCAGCGGTTCCAAAATAA
- a CDS encoding glycoside hydrolase family 16 protein, whose amino-acid sequence MRKLNNRPLLLIGCLALLNACGYQRQLKAEGYRLVWADEFNRTGAVDTATWNFENGFERNHELQWYQPENAWCANGFLVIEARRETKPNPRYNSNSPDWREQRKEIRYTAASINTRGRKTWQYGRFVMRAKIQTDNGLWPAFWTLGVKREWPSNGEIDIMEYYRGTLLANIACGTTERYKAKWFTVKKPLEALGKNWEDAFHIWRMDWDEKEIKLYVDDILLNQVPLSQLANPDGFNPFRQPHYMLLNLAIGGDNGGDPEATRFPNRYLIDYVRVYQKK is encoded by the coding sequence ATGAGAAAATTGAACAATAGGCCGCTTCTGTTAATCGGGTGTCTCGCGCTCTTGAATGCCTGCGGATACCAGCGGCAGTTAAAAGCGGAGGGGTACCGCCTGGTTTGGGCCGATGAGTTTAACAGAACCGGTGCGGTAGACACTGCCACATGGAATTTTGAAAACGGTTTTGAACGCAATCATGAACTGCAGTGGTACCAGCCGGAGAATGCCTGGTGCGCCAATGGTTTTCTGGTGATAGAGGCCCGGCGGGAAACAAAGCCCAATCCGCGCTACAATAGCAACAGCCCGGACTGGAGGGAGCAGCGGAAGGAGATCCGGTATACCGCTGCCAGTATTAATACCCGTGGCCGCAAAACCTGGCAATACGGCCGCTTTGTGATGCGGGCGAAGATTCAAACGGATAACGGTCTCTGGCCGGCATTCTGGACGCTCGGAGTTAAACGGGAATGGCCTTCAAATGGAGAAATCGATATTATGGAATATTACCGGGGAACCTTACTGGCCAACATCGCCTGCGGCACCACCGAGCGATATAAGGCCAAATGGTTTACCGTTAAGAAACCTCTTGAAGCACTTGGGAAGAATTGGGAAGATGCATTTCACATCTGGCGGATGGACTGGGATGAAAAGGAAATTAAATTGTATGTAGACGATATCCTGCTGAACCAGGTTCCATTGAGTCAGCTTGCAAACCCTGATGGATTCAATCCTTTCCGGCAACCGCACTATATGCTCCTCAATCTGGCTATTGGCGGCGATAACGGTGGCGATCCTGAAGCTACCCGATTCCCGAACCGGTATCTGATAGACTATGTACGGGTATATCAGAAAAAGTAA
- a CDS encoding Rpn family recombination-promoting nuclease/putative transposase has translation MIRSLFLIYEKHTKGHSPPVGRYMDLLTDFGFKKVFGTEPNKDLLIAFLNELFKGRKVIRDLVYNPQEKNGPVKEYRKAIFDLTCTGADGETFIIEVQRAHQKYFTDRAVFYVASKLYEQGPKGNKEWNFDLKKVYLIAVMDSTLTIPSL, from the coding sequence ATGATAAGAAGCTTATTTTTGATTTATGAAAAACACACCAAAGGGCATTCCCCGCCTGTAGGGCGGTATATGGACCTGCTAACCGACTTCGGCTTTAAAAAAGTTTTTGGTACCGAGCCGAATAAAGACCTGCTGATCGCATTTCTCAACGAGTTGTTTAAAGGACGTAAAGTAATACGCGACCTGGTGTATAACCCGCAGGAAAAGAACGGCCCAGTAAAGGAATACCGGAAAGCGATTTTTGATCTTACCTGTACCGGCGCGGACGGTGAAACGTTTATTATCGAGGTGCAACGGGCTCATCAGAAATACTTCACCGACCGGGCCGTTTTTTACGTTGCCAGTAAATTGTATGAGCAGGGGCCAAAAGGCAACAAGGAATGGAACTTTGATTTGAAAAAAGTATACCTGATCGCCGTAATGGACTCAACTTTGACCATACCTTCGCTGTAA
- the era gene encoding GTPase Era: MKSGFVNIFGKPNAGKSTLLNALMGEKLAIVSSKVQTTRHRIKAILTEPDYQIIFSDTPGIIEPKYKLHEKMMQSVKSALEDADVALLIVDVNDNWEESDQIFSGLKLRVPCVLVINKIDKAPAEKIAACMEYFREKPYCRRVVAISALKGAGIDQFIQPVVELLPEGEPFYDSDDISDLPTKFFVSELIREKIYEVAQDEIPYHTAVLIREFKEKQTLVKIVADIIVHRETQKAILIGEKGSMVKKIGMAARKDIEAFLNQKVFLELFIKVKPKWRDNELYLKEYGYGS, from the coding sequence ATGAAATCCGGTTTTGTAAATATATTTGGCAAGCCCAATGCAGGAAAAAGTACCTTGCTGAACGCATTGATGGGGGAAAAGTTAGCCATTGTTTCATCCAAAGTGCAAACCACCCGGCATCGGATCAAGGCGATCCTGACCGAACCGGATTATCAGATCATTTTCTCGGATACGCCCGGCATCATCGAGCCGAAGTACAAATTGCATGAAAAAATGATGCAGTCGGTAAAAAGTGCCCTCGAAGATGCCGATGTGGCGCTGCTGATCGTGGATGTGAACGATAACTGGGAGGAAAGCGATCAGATCTTTTCCGGGCTGAAGCTTAGGGTGCCTTGTGTGCTGGTGATCAATAAAATAGATAAAGCGCCCGCAGAGAAAATAGCGGCCTGCATGGAGTATTTCAGGGAGAAACCCTATTGCAGGAGGGTAGTGGCCATCTCCGCGTTGAAAGGGGCGGGTATCGACCAATTCATCCAGCCGGTGGTGGAATTGCTCCCGGAAGGCGAGCCGTTTTATGATTCCGACGATATCAGTGACCTGCCCACCAAGTTTTTTGTCAGCGAGCTGATCCGGGAAAAGATCTACGAAGTGGCGCAGGATGAGATCCCTTATCATACCGCTGTTTTAATCAGGGAATTTAAGGAGAAACAGACCCTGGTAAAGATTGTGGCCGATATTATCGTGCACCGGGAGACTCAAAAGGCAATCCTGATCGGGGAAAAGGGCAGCATGGTAAAAAAGATCGGGATGGCTGCCCGAAAAGATATCGAAGCATTTTTGAACCAAAAAGTATTCCTGGAGTTATTTATTAAGGTGAAACCTAAATGGCGCGACAACGAATTGTACCTGAAAGAATACGGGTATGGCTCCTGA
- a CDS encoding hypervirulence associated TUDOR domain-containing protein, with amino-acid sequence MEATFKVGDKVSWNSEAGRVSGTIIKVHTKDFQYKGYTHHATAEAPQYEIKSSKTDHIAAHKGSALTKI; translated from the coding sequence ATGGAAGCAACGTTTAAAGTAGGCGACAAGGTAAGCTGGAACTCTGAAGCGGGAAGGGTTTCCGGTACCATTATTAAAGTGCATACAAAGGATTTTCAGTATAAAGGGTATACACATCATGCTACTGCTGAAGCGCCCCAGTATGAAATCAAAAGCAGTAAGACGGATCATATTGCCGCTCATAAAGGTTCGGCACTTACAAAAATCTAA
- the infC gene encoding translation initiation factor IF-3, with translation MAVPQKPAYRPPGTGFRPGGNNNNRPKGFFKGRFQPQKEAEHRINQFIRVPQVRLVGDNVEQGIYNTQEALKMAQDMELDLVEISPKVDPPVCRIIDYNKFLYDKKKKDKELKAKSKATEIKEIRFTPNTDEHDFDFKAKHAEGFLKDGNKVKAYVQFKGRAIQFQDRGQLLLLKFAERLADFGTLENLPKLEGRRMLAMIAPKPAKKK, from the coding sequence ATGGCAGTACCACAAAAACCAGCCTACAGACCACCTGGCACAGGATTCCGGCCAGGGGGCAATAACAACAACAGGCCTAAAGGCTTCTTTAAAGGACGGTTTCAACCACAGAAGGAGGCAGAACACCGCATCAATCAATTCATCCGCGTTCCACAAGTACGACTCGTTGGCGACAATGTTGAACAGGGTATTTACAACACCCAGGAGGCCCTGAAAATGGCCCAGGATATGGAACTGGATCTGGTGGAGATTTCACCCAAGGTAGATCCTCCTGTTTGCCGCATCATTGATTACAATAAGTTTTTATACGATAAAAAGAAAAAGGATAAAGAACTAAAGGCTAAAAGCAAGGCTACTGAAATCAAAGAGATCCGTTTTACACCCAATACGGATGAACATGATTTTGATTTCAAGGCAAAGCATGCGGAAGGTTTTTTGAAAGATGGCAATAAGGTTAAGGCCTATGTGCAGTTTAAGGGAAGGGCCATCCAGTTTCAGGATCGCGGCCAATTGCTGTTGCTGAAATTTGCAGAGCGGCTGGCTGATTTCGGAACGCTGGAAAACCTGCCTAAGCTGGAAGGGCGCCGTATGCTGGCAATGATCGCCCCAAAACCGGCAAAAAAGAAATAG
- a CDS encoding Dyp-type peroxidase has translation MKAAAYASQNVTDYPNNNTIFAIWKFKEVPGIPAAFERLCGLVDNLNHSFTIRVPSGRASCVMGIGHDAWVQLGLPSPLPKELKPFEAITGAKHTAVTTPADLHFHLRGPDMAVCFDMLIAITEVLAPVADCLEEIHGFRYWDGRSILGFVDGTENPVGAERQQFAIVGDEDPAFKGGSYLFVQKYLHQMEAWTRLPVEEQEKVIGRYKLSDIEMTDAVKPGNSHSALASLEDEQGNELKIVRDNMPFGNPSKKEIGTYFIAYANTFSTTRRMLERMFIGVPAGNYDRILDFSTAITGSLFFVPTMDLLGQYSAGDAS, from the coding sequence ATGAAGGCAGCTGCATACGCATCCCAAAACGTAACCGATTATCCCAATAACAATACCATATTCGCGATCTGGAAATTTAAAGAAGTACCGGGCATCCCTGCCGCCTTCGAACGGCTTTGCGGACTGGTAGACAACCTCAATCATTCATTTACCATAAGGGTTCCTTCCGGCCGCGCCAGTTGTGTAATGGGCATTGGGCACGACGCCTGGGTACAGCTGGGCCTGCCCAGCCCCCTGCCTAAGGAGCTGAAGCCCTTTGAAGCCATTACCGGCGCTAAACATACCGCCGTAACCACACCGGCAGATCTGCATTTTCATTTGCGCGGACCAGATATGGCCGTTTGTTTTGACATGCTGATTGCGATCACCGAAGTGCTGGCACCGGTAGCCGATTGCCTGGAAGAAATTCATGGGTTCCGGTATTGGGACGGACGCTCCATTCTTGGATTTGTAGACGGCACGGAAAACCCCGTGGGCGCAGAGCGGCAGCAGTTTGCCATCGTTGGTGATGAAGATCCCGCTTTTAAAGGCGGCAGCTATCTCTTTGTACAGAAATACCTGCACCAGATGGAAGCCTGGACCCGCCTTCCGGTAGAAGAGCAGGAAAAGGTAATCGGGCGCTATAAGCTCAGTGATATTGAAATGACGGATGCCGTGAAACCGGGCAACTCACACAGCGCGCTCGCCAGTCTTGAAGATGAACAGGGCAATGAACTGAAGATCGTGCGGGATAATATGCCTTTTGGAAATCCCTCAAAAAAAGAAATAGGCACCTATTTTATAGCCTATGCAAATACGTTTAGCACTACCCGTAGAATGCTGGAACGGATGTTTATTGGCGTGCCGGCAGGAAATTACGACCGGATCCTGGATTTCAGCACTGCAATCACCGGGAGCCTTTTCTTTGTTCCCACAATGGACCTGCTCGGTCAGTACTCGGCAGGCGACGCTTCCTGA